In bacterium, the genomic window TCGCCAAGAGCCGTGCAGCCGACCGCACTCCACGCGCCGCCCGCAGGCGCCGGCAGCGTGTTCTTCAGATATTCGGTAAGCTGAGAGGCAAACAGTTCGCCCAACAAATAGTTGTGATAATAACACGGCGCAATGGTAAAGTGGATCTTGGCCGCCCAATCCGGCTCGTGACGGTCACGGGGCGCACGGATCCTCTGATATTTTTCCACCAGCTGCCACCACAACCGGTTCAGATCCTGATCCGGATTGGCATACAGCTCTTTTTCGAAATAATACATCACCATGGCCCAACGGGCAAAGATCAACTGCTTGGCGGCCATAGAGGAGGCGGAGGGCTCTTTGATCTTTTCATAGTCAGCCGTCGGCAGGTGCAGCATATCCCGCATCCACTCGGGCTGACGGCTGAAACGGCCGAAAAACATGGCGATCGCCTCTGTGGTGAAAGCGTGCGCAGGCTGACGCAGCAGATACGGCAGCGTTTGATCGTGATAATGATCATAGGTTGCATGTCCCAGCTCATGCAACAAGGTCTCCATCCAGCGTTCGTTGTTCTGCAGATTACACAGGATGCGCACATCGCCGCAGCGGTCGATATCCGTGCTGAAGGCATGCGGATTTTTGCCGTCGCGTTCATAGAGATCGCTGTTGGCCAGGATGGTTGTCACATCCAGACCGATGCCGCTGTAGAATTGGCCGGCCAGCTGTTTCACATCCCGGCCCGCATAATAACGGTCCGGATCGAACGCACCGTCCGCCGGCGCTTCCTGAAAAAACGGATCCTGATAATGCCATGGGGCCAGGTCCGATGCAGTGAGGTGGTGCTTTTGGGCCAGTTCTTCATCCATCCGGCGGCGCAACTCGGTGAAAGGCGCCTGACTCAACTCAAACAGCTCGGTGAACACGCGGTCCACCTCCTCTTGGCTCTGCTCCGCCAAGTGCAGCGACAGGGTGTGATAATCCTTGAAACCCAGGCTGCGCGCCGCCTGATTGCGCAGGCGAACCAGTGCGATCAGATCCTCCGCAATCAGGCCGCCCACCTGCTTGCTCGCCTCCCAAGCCAGCCGCCTCTTGTCGGCATCAGTTTCTTGCTTGAATATCTCATCGATCCGGCCGGCGCTCACCGCCACGCCGTCGATCCGGCCGCGAAAGGTGCTGAAGGTCTGCTCTACCTTTGCAGCGAGCTCGACCATTTGCTTCAACAGCTCAGGATCGATCTGATTCTCCATATAGGCGTTGACCAGCAGCTGCAACTGACGGACCTGCAGCGGATCGGCGATGCCGCCGTTCTTTTGCAATCGGGTCAAAAACTCAAAGGCTTTACGGTCGCTGTAGATCTGCCTGAGCTGCAGATTCAACGCCGCGTAACGGCTGTAGGCGGATGAATCGCCGGTGCAGGCTGCCTGCCAGTAAGCCAGGTTGGCCTCCTTTTGCAGCGGCTGAACCTGCGCCACATGCGCATCGATAAACTGT contains:
- a CDS encoding M2 family metallopeptidase, yielding MKQFLGMVCVLALSCAHTGEDALRQFIDAHVAQVQPLQKEANLAYWQAACTGDSSAYSRYAALNLQLRQIYSDRKAFEFLTRLQKNGGIADPLQVRQLQLLVNAYMENQIDPELLKQMVELAAKVEQTFSTFRGRIDGVAVSAGRIDEIFKQETDADKRRLAWEASKQVGGLIAEDLIALVRLRNQAARSLGFKDYHTLSLHLAEQSQEEVDRVFTELFELSQAPFTELRRRMDEELAQKHHLTASDLAPWHYQDPFFQEAPADGAFDPDRYYAGRDVKQLAGQFYSGIGLDVTTILANSDLYERDGKNPHAFSTDIDRCGDVRILCNLQNNERWMETLLHELGHATYDHYHDQTLPYLLRQPAHAFTTEAIAMFFGRFSRQPEWMRDMLHLPTADYEKIKEPSASSMAAKQLIFARWAMVMYYFEKELYANPDQDLNRLWWQLVEKYQRIRAPRDRHEPDWAAKIHFTIAPCYYHNYLLGELFASQLTEYLKNTLPAPAGGAWSAVGCTALGDTLRNRIFKPASRYRWDEMIASATGEPLSARYFVRQFITQ